The proteins below come from a single Parazoarcus communis genomic window:
- a CDS encoding YfiR family protein, with protein sequence MRFLVLVCAAVLAFAVALPGHAMAQQRAPEPDLKAAILINMLLFIDWPVSDAQPGEALSVCYFRSSPVADALVALDGRMIRNRLLSVKQVDASALGRCHAAYLAPGDDALLSRMRGDVLPGGVLLAGDTPGYLDRGVMINLELAAGKVAFDVDLPALRRSGLNLSSKALRLARSVRE encoded by the coding sequence ATGCGTTTTCTCGTTCTGGTCTGCGCCGCCGTGCTGGCATTCGCGGTCGCGCTGCCTGGCCATGCGATGGCTCAGCAACGGGCCCCCGAACCCGACCTCAAGGCGGCCATCCTGATCAACATGCTGCTGTTCATCGACTGGCCAGTGTCTGACGCGCAGCCGGGCGAAGCCCTGTCCGTGTGCTACTTCAGAAGCAGTCCGGTTGCGGACGCGCTGGTCGCGCTCGATGGCCGGATGATCCGCAACAGGCTGCTCAGCGTGAAGCAGGTCGATGCCAGTGCGCTCGGTCGTTGCCATGCGGCCTATCTTGCGCCGGGCGACGATGCGCTGCTGAGCCGCATGCGCGGCGACGTGCTGCCCGGCGGCGTGCTGCTTGCCGGTGACACGCCGGGCTATCTTGACCGTGGGGTCATGATCAACCTCGAGCTGGCCGCGGGGAAAGTCGCCTTCGATGTCGACCTGCCTGCGCTGCGCCGCTCCGGGCTGAACCTGAGCTCGAAGGCGCTGCGTCTTGCGCGCTCGGTGAGGGAGTAG
- a CDS encoding PAS domain-containing protein yields the protein MRVLASLKYVLSPRVVIGWAVLLVALFIYWASLLNSNEQQLLDAERQARLRAGQTAQALAAQVESMVLDIDHIARNMASAWISGDDERLRQAVAEASDALPEGALVQASVADGEGHMVFSNLGLPAEGESRVSIADRAHFKAHGSGIVPALYISHPVFGRVSQRWSVQFSRPVLTHGVFAGVVVISISPEYLAQSFRQIFPDPSDVVMLLREDGAYLTRSQMLEEVLGKRVPDARPFIDGLGAPHGSYDAVAAVDGVERFYAWQRVAAYPVVVSLGLHKGVAMGGIAEAVDAAVLHNLFGSALLVLAAAWITWLFAQKRRDFAHLNESRERFELALRGGDLGSWDWDLSSGKIQGNARWAQMLGYEADEAEHDLKSLSRLAHPDDWDAVQSALDAHFRGERDYYEADYRARHRDGHWVWVHSRGQIMARDKNGEPVRMVGTHLDITERKLAEARELALRARLAKLVAQVPGMVYQYLERTDGTDCFSYVSPGIIDIYGISPDEVEYSAEKVFAVIHPDDLLRVKASIRDSASQLSIWRCEYRVCTEDGKVRWLLGHSSPERTPEGHTLWHGYIQDVSEAHAAADALRRSEARLRMTVAAVRDGLWEWDLVSGQAQWDARCYSMAGYAEGAIEPTYDAFMALVHPRDRARIKSSLANQIRFRPDEVATEEFRVKKGSGDWLWIEWRGRVVERENGVPKKMIGTITDVTQRVAANQFRRALLDQNAAAIVVSSPDGYVLYANERAHQIFAPPGEMLQGAELRTLHVDDASWRAMGEYVEGLRATGFTRFEYPLREAEGKARWFDMHGTLLDLEQPDSEMLWTLVDITERKAAEAALITERTRLTALLERFPGGVLLEDSADRIVMVNQGLCELLSIPLPSSSLVGMTRQSLGERFPDLDLRWLQLEEGAHVGLAHTIEVDSAGNQSFEVDWVTIMHGDERLGHVWLVRDITGRKLYERKLATLAATDPLTTLPNRRSFMAELERTVAEQQGADDRPGALLMLDIDHFKRVNDTYGHPVGDRVLKHLADVITKVLRREDVAGRLGGEEFAVLLRGTTNETSFGLAERLRRAVCNAPLDCDCGLIQITISIGLSVFDGAPAESMLSRADQALYEAKEGGRNRVCMWSGVY from the coding sequence ATGAGAGTTCTGGCTTCGCTCAAGTACGTGCTGTCTCCGCGTGTCGTCATCGGCTGGGCGGTGCTGCTTGTCGCCCTGTTCATCTACTGGGCTTCGCTGCTGAACTCGAACGAGCAGCAACTTCTCGATGCCGAGCGTCAGGCCCGCCTTCGCGCCGGCCAGACGGCACAGGCGCTGGCCGCACAGGTCGAGTCGATGGTGCTCGATATCGACCATATTGCCCGCAACATGGCGTCGGCGTGGATTTCGGGTGACGATGAGCGCTTGCGCCAAGCCGTTGCCGAGGCGAGCGACGCGCTTCCTGAAGGGGCGCTGGTTCAGGCCAGCGTGGCCGACGGCGAGGGCCACATGGTGTTCTCGAATCTCGGCCTGCCCGCTGAAGGTGAATCCCGGGTGTCCATCGCCGACCGCGCCCATTTCAAGGCGCACGGGTCCGGCATTGTGCCTGCGCTCTACATCAGTCACCCGGTCTTCGGTCGTGTGTCGCAGCGCTGGTCGGTGCAGTTCTCCCGGCCGGTCCTGACGCATGGCGTGTTTGCGGGCGTCGTCGTGATCTCGATCTCGCCGGAGTATCTCGCCCAGTCTTTCCGTCAGATCTTCCCTGATCCGTCCGACGTCGTGATGCTGCTGCGCGAAGACGGCGCATATCTGACGCGTTCGCAGATGCTCGAGGAGGTGCTGGGCAAGCGCGTTCCTGACGCACGGCCCTTTATCGATGGTCTCGGAGCGCCACACGGCAGCTACGATGCCGTGGCCGCCGTCGATGGTGTGGAGCGCTTCTACGCCTGGCAGCGCGTGGCAGCTTACCCGGTGGTCGTCAGCCTGGGGCTGCACAAAGGCGTGGCGATGGGTGGGATCGCGGAAGCCGTCGATGCGGCGGTCCTGCACAACCTGTTCGGTTCGGCGCTGCTCGTGCTGGCCGCGGCCTGGATTACCTGGCTGTTTGCGCAGAAGCGTCGGGACTTTGCACATCTGAACGAAAGCCGGGAGCGCTTTGAACTTGCTCTGCGCGGGGGAGACCTCGGATCGTGGGACTGGGATCTGTCGAGCGGCAAGATACAGGGCAATGCGCGCTGGGCGCAGATGCTGGGTTATGAGGCGGACGAGGCCGAACATGACCTCAAGTCTCTGTCCAGGCTCGCGCACCCGGACGACTGGGACGCCGTGCAGTCTGCGCTCGATGCGCACTTCCGGGGCGAACGCGACTATTACGAAGCCGACTACCGGGCGCGTCACCGCGACGGGCACTGGGTCTGGGTGCACAGCCGTGGCCAGATCATGGCCCGCGACAAGAACGGCGAACCCGTGCGGATGGTTGGCACGCATCTGGACATTACGGAGCGCAAGCTGGCCGAAGCGCGTGAGCTCGCTCTGCGGGCGCGGCTGGCCAAGCTGGTCGCGCAGGTGCCGGGGATGGTGTATCAGTATCTCGAACGCACCGACGGTACGGACTGTTTTTCTTACGTCAGTCCCGGGATTATCGACATCTATGGCATTTCGCCGGATGAGGTCGAGTATTCGGCAGAAAAGGTCTTTGCCGTCATTCATCCAGACGATCTGCTGCGGGTGAAGGCATCGATTCGCGATTCAGCCAGTCAGCTCTCCATCTGGCGCTGCGAGTATCGCGTGTGTACCGAAGACGGCAAGGTGCGCTGGCTGCTCGGGCATTCCAGTCCGGAGCGTACGCCCGAGGGCCATACGCTGTGGCATGGCTACATTCAGGACGTGAGCGAAGCCCATGCAGCGGCCGACGCCCTGCGCCGCAGCGAAGCGCGTCTGCGCATGACCGTGGCAGCGGTTCGGGACGGATTGTGGGAATGGGATCTCGTAAGTGGCCAGGCTCAATGGGATGCGCGCTGTTACAGCATGGCGGGATACGCCGAGGGGGCCATCGAGCCCACCTACGACGCGTTCATGGCGCTCGTTCATCCCCGGGACCGGGCGCGCATCAAGTCGAGTCTGGCCAATCAGATCCGCTTCAGACCGGATGAGGTCGCGACCGAAGAGTTCCGTGTAAAGAAGGGGTCGGGCGACTGGCTGTGGATCGAATGGCGGGGACGCGTCGTCGAGCGTGAAAACGGCGTCCCGAAAAAGATGATCGGCACCATTACCGACGTCACGCAGAGGGTGGCCGCCAACCAGTTCCGCCGTGCGCTGCTCGACCAGAACGCAGCCGCGATCGTGGTGTCCTCCCCGGACGGGTATGTGCTGTATGCCAATGAGCGCGCACACCAGATCTTTGCGCCGCCGGGTGAGATGTTGCAGGGGGCGGAGTTGCGCACCCTGCATGTCGACGACGCGTCGTGGCGGGCCATGGGCGAGTACGTCGAAGGGCTGCGCGCAACCGGGTTCACGCGCTTCGAATACCCGCTGCGCGAGGCCGAAGGCAAGGCGCGCTGGTTCGACATGCACGGCACGCTGCTCGATCTGGAGCAGCCCGACAGCGAGATGCTGTGGACCCTGGTGGACATCACCGAACGCAAGGCCGCAGAAGCGGCACTCATCACCGAGCGCACGCGCCTTACCGCCCTGCTCGAGCGCTTTCCGGGTGGCGTGCTGCTGGAGGACTCGGCCGACCGTATCGTGATGGTCAACCAGGGTTTGTGCGAACTGCTGTCGATTCCCTTGCCGTCGTCTTCGCTGGTGGGCATGACGCGACAGTCGCTGGGCGAGCGCTTCCCCGATCTCGACCTGAGATGGCTGCAACTGGAAGAGGGGGCACACGTCGGGCTGGCACACACGATCGAAGTCGACTCGGCGGGCAACCAGTCGTTTGAAGTCGATTGGGTGACGATCATGCATGGTGACGAGCGCCTCGGCCATGTATGGCTGGTGCGCGACATCACCGGGCGCAAGCTCTACGAAAGAAAGCTCGCCACGCTGGCGGCCACGGACCCGCTGACCACGCTGCCCAACCGCCGCAGCTTCATGGCCGAGCTCGAACGCACGGTGGCCGAGCAGCAGGGCGCGGACGACCGCCCGGGAGCCCTGTTGATGCTTGACATCGACCACTTCAAGCGGGTCAACGATACTTACGGTCATCCGGTAGGCGATCGCGTACTCAAGCACCTGGCGGACGTGATCACCAAGGTCTTGCGGCGAGAGGATGTCGCCGGGCGTCTGGGGGGCGAGGAGTTTGCCGTCCTGCTGCGCGGCACGACGAACGAGACGTCCTTCGGCCTTGCCGAACGTTTGCGGCGGGCGGTATGCAATGCCCCGCTCGATTGCGACTGTGGTCTGATCCAGATCACGATCAGTATTGGCCTGTCCGTGTTCGATGGCGCCCCGGCCGAGAGCATGCTCTCGCGCGCCGACCAGGCCCTTTACGAAGCCAAGGAAGGCGGGCGTAACCGGGTGTGCATGTGGTCGGGCGTCTATTGA
- a CDS encoding putative bifunctional diguanylate cyclase/phosphodiesterase — translation MAVAHRLPRAHRLSFLSTGLALLIAFVLLIVHQYFVGRQVLLDELATEAAIIAENSNAAVVFNDAGAAGEIIAAIRLTPRILSGALYRADNSFLASWPENDPAFPPSLEPDIDGDWLGANALPSETTLGLMGGVMREAVRVEDGTVGTLVLNVDFSSLYWRLLEYAGGVLGIASVALSLAYRLTGRLRKQVSSTERRLERLALYDHVTSLPNRRLFEQELRKAVGRVGRDANSAALLFLDVDDFKKVNDSFGHEVGDQVLCMIGQRLLHTVRNGDVVARIGGDEFAVVLFDIGGPDNAAMVARNLIAAIGKPFSTEPTPTHIGLSVGISMMPVDGDDPAALLRHADMAMYVAKALGKNRFQFFSEAIDGKVRQDLRLESALRQALENNGTGLWVAYQPKLCAQTREVVGVEALARWRMPDGQAVSPGEFIPVAERTGLISALGDCMLERICTDLGLLRAAGFELPTVAVNVSSHQLLQGAALVERFCDTIAAHGEAVCRFEFELTESALTDARGATVLEAFRLAGFKLSIDDFGTGYSSLGYLKRFDVSTLKIDQGFVRDLPADQEDAAIVIAVIQMAHALGINVVAEGVETEAQADFLRANGCDVLQGYLLGVPMPVSELANYLRKHRTLAKSVHAGHPI, via the coding sequence ATGGCCGTCGCACACCGCCTTCCGCGCGCTCACCGTCTGAGCTTCCTGTCGACCGGCCTGGCGCTGCTCATTGCCTTCGTCCTGCTGATCGTTCATCAGTATTTCGTCGGACGCCAGGTCCTGCTTGACGAGCTCGCGACCGAAGCCGCGATCATTGCCGAGAACAGCAACGCTGCGGTGGTGTTCAACGATGCCGGCGCAGCGGGCGAGATCATTGCGGCCATCCGCCTGACGCCGCGCATCCTGTCGGGGGCACTGTACCGTGCCGACAACAGTTTCCTGGCCTCGTGGCCGGAGAATGATCCGGCTTTTCCGCCCTCGCTGGAGCCGGACATCGACGGCGACTGGCTCGGCGCCAATGCGCTGCCGAGCGAAACCACGCTGGGTCTGATGGGTGGGGTGATGCGCGAAGCGGTTCGGGTGGAGGATGGCACCGTCGGCACCCTGGTCCTGAACGTGGATTTCAGCTCCCTGTACTGGCGCCTGCTCGAATATGCGGGCGGTGTGCTCGGTATTGCATCGGTGGCGCTGAGCCTCGCCTATCGTCTCACCGGCAGGTTGCGCAAGCAGGTGTCCAGCACTGAACGACGCCTGGAGCGCCTCGCCCTGTACGACCATGTCACCAGCCTGCCCAACCGGCGCCTGTTCGAACAGGAGCTGCGCAAGGCTGTTGGCCGTGTCGGGCGCGACGCGAATTCGGCTGCGCTGCTTTTCCTGGATGTCGACGACTTCAAGAAGGTCAACGACTCTTTCGGCCACGAGGTCGGTGATCAGGTGCTGTGCATGATCGGGCAGCGCCTGTTGCACACCGTGCGCAACGGCGATGTCGTTGCGCGCATTGGCGGGGACGAGTTTGCCGTGGTGCTGTTCGATATCGGTGGCCCGGACAATGCGGCAATGGTGGCCCGTAACCTGATTGCGGCGATCGGCAAGCCGTTCTCGACCGAGCCCACGCCGACCCATATCGGGCTCAGTGTGGGCATCTCCATGATGCCGGTCGATGGCGACGATCCGGCTGCCTTGCTGCGCCACGCCGACATGGCGATGTATGTCGCCAAGGCGCTGGGCAAGAACCGCTTCCAGTTCTTTTCCGAAGCGATCGACGGCAAGGTGCGCCAGGATCTCAGGCTTGAGTCCGCCTTGCGCCAGGCACTGGAGAACAACGGCACAGGCCTGTGGGTCGCCTATCAGCCCAAGCTGTGCGCGCAAACGCGAGAGGTGGTCGGTGTGGAAGCGCTGGCGCGCTGGCGCATGCCGGATGGTCAGGCGGTTTCACCGGGCGAGTTCATTCCGGTGGCGGAGCGCACGGGCCTGATCTCCGCGCTCGGCGACTGCATGCTGGAACGGATCTGCACGGATCTCGGCCTTCTGCGAGCCGCCGGCTTCGAGTTGCCCACGGTCGCGGTCAACGTGTCCTCGCACCAGCTGCTCCAGGGCGCGGCCCTGGTTGAGCGCTTCTGCGACACGATTGCCGCCCACGGCGAAGCCGTGTGCAGGTTCGAGTTCGAACTCACCGAAAGTGCGCTGACCGATGCGCGTGGTGCCACGGTGCTTGAGGCGTTCCGCCTTGCCGGCTTCAAACTGTCCATCGACGACTTTGGCACCGGCTACTCGTCGCTGGGTTATCTGAAGCGTTTCGATGTGAGTACGCTGAAGATCGATCAGGGCTTCGTGCGTGACCTGCCGGCGGACCAGGAGGATGCGGCGATCGTCATTGCCGTCATCCAGATGGCGCATGCACTGGGCATTAACGTGGTGGCCGAGGGCGTCGAAACCGAGGCTCAGGCAGACTTCCTGCGTGCCAACGGATGCGACGTGTTGCAGGGCTATCTGCTAGGCGTACCGATGCCGGTGAGCGAACTTGCCAACTATCTGCGCAAGCATCGGACGCTTGCAAAGAGCGTGCATGCCGGGCATCCGATCTGA